The following proteins come from a genomic window of Solea solea chromosome 3, fSolSol10.1, whole genome shotgun sequence:
- the sbf1 gene encoding myotubularin-related protein 5 isoform X5, whose amino-acid sequence MARLADYFVVVGYDLDKRVEGEGQGRILQRFPEKDWEDSPFPQGIELFCQPSRWQLVPERQPTSFFVAVLTDINSERHYCACFTFWEGLDNPQLQKAETSEADEVDDELSVVQSAKVFAPKSLVLVSRLDYTEVFRNCLGLVYTIYVDGLTVPLETVVGNLLTCIIPIAGGSQRTITLGAGDRQVIQTPISDSLPISGSTVAQLFRQLGIVNVLYLFCAALTEHKILFLSSSYQRLTDACRGLLAIMFPLKYSFTYIPILPGKLLEVLSTPTPFIIGVNSFFRSETQELLDVIIADLDGGTVTTPECVNISLLPEPLLQQTQTALSMILDPELEIADHAFPPLSTQPSALKIQDKEIRAVFLWLFARLFQGYRWCLHIIRIHPEPVIRFHKAAFLGQRALTEDDFLMKLLDGMAFAGFVSERGQPYRATDLFDDLVANQVERIRHEEACPHKVMNHVKELAEQLFKNENPYPAVAMHKVQRPSENRQNTALVQTLFPVLDEVAVQLFIDHAAAKLQTAPPVVKVEQKGMVPSGPALGDVVDRNSNVMANSARRLEVVRNCITYIFENKMLEAKKLMPAVLRALKGRAARVCLTQELNQHVLQNRAVLDDQQFDYIVRMMNCTLQDCSHMDEHGIAAALLPLVSAFCRKLGAGITQFAYSCVQEHTVWTNMQFWEAMFYSDVQNHIRALYLETDDGDEQKNSETQDGSGSGRKISALELASEQNRLWPTLGKEMQTERVQKEESTVFSQAIHYANRMSYLLLPLDTSKNRLLRNTGLGDVESVSNSYVTNSIAGSMAESYDTESGFEDAESSDVANSVVRFINRFVDKVCNESGVTNEHLKALHTMIPDIVQMHIETLDAVHRESKRLPPIQKPKLLRPTLLLGEELVMDGMRVHLIPDGREEATGLMGGPPLLPAEGAIFLTTYRLIFKGTPTDPLVGEQVITRSFPIASLTKEKRISVNLSIDQFVQEGLQLRSCTFQLMKIAFDEEVASDLAEVFRKHLHKLRYPQHVQGTFAFTVGQSGKMVVEHKTKDKNQSLKTLSKNLVKTAKRTIGRQYVTRKKYSPPTWENRSSFQSELDEDEISVSEEVDQQSSLTLSSTIRSSDRQTMSNVVERACCRDYQRLGLGTLSNSLTRSKNEPFRISTVNRMYTVCRSYPGLLIVPQSIPDTTIQRISRCYRQNRFPVVCWRNSRTKAVLLRSAGLHAKGVVGFFKSPNAPTAVPSQAESTSLEQEKYMQAIISSMPSYSESSGRNTLSGFTSTHMNTSDSSDKLRQPKIGALMKQVMGTKEDVPGTFSRGALGQRAKVISLSQPKVSGKARNPPRGKWGSIRGTGRLSAYNPDVGTRLAAKESPQANGGPSEALFLRQQKAYLYIIGDKAQLKGGKQDSFQQWEVVPIEVCDVRQVKNSFKKLMKACVPSCQPTDASMTYLRFLEDSEWMSLLHRVLQVSVLVVELLDTGSSVMVSLEDGWDVTTQVVSLVQLLSDPYYRTFDGFRLLVEKEWLSFGHRFSHRGAQTLGSQSSGFTPVFLQFLDCVHQIHLQFPMEFEFSQYYLKFLAYHYVSNRFRTFLLDSDYERIELGVLYEEKGERRSPQVCKSVWDYIDRLNKKTPIFYNYMFSPEDEEVLRPYTFISNLKVWDFYVEERLSEGPSYDWEARGHERVAEDTPDKPDSSGPKSQRRVVWPCYDNLSKVVPDAITKLLQDMQSLEAELGQTPEKWKDTWDKMKTTQRTETKLESKPSFSSSLLMSSNLSHQRRSQGVYLQESGVGSSINLGLDCEASATSTPVPGRPSTSTLYSQFQSTESENRSFEGILYKKGALLKPWKPRWFVLDKTKHQLRYYESRQDKECKGVIELADVESVTPGTPTMGAPKNIEEKAFFDLKTTKRVYNFCAQDSLNAQLWMDSVQSCLSDA is encoded by the exons CAGTGACTCACTTCCTATCAGCGGGAGTACTGTGGCCCAGCTCTTCAGACAGCTTG gtATAGTCAATGTATTGTATCTGTTCTGTGCCGCCCTGACGGAACACAAGATCCTCTTCCTGTCCAGCAGTTATCAGAGACTAACGGACGCCTGCCGGGGACTTCTGGCCATCATGTTCCCCCTCAAATACAG cttcACCTACATTCCCATCCTACCAGGAAAACTGCTAGAGGTGCTGAGCACTCCCACTCCCTTCATCATCGGTGTCAATTCATTCTTCCGCTCCGAAACACAAGAACTG TTGGACGTGATTATCGCCGACCTGGATGGTGGCACGGTGACCACCCCAGAGTGTGTCAACATCTCCCTGCTGCCTGAACCACTCCTTCAGCAGACCCAGACTGCGCTGTCCATG ATTTTGGATCCAGAGCTGGAAATTGCTGATCATGCCTTCCCACCACTATCCACACAACCTTCTGCACTTAAAATACAG gataAGGAGATCCGAGCAGTTTTCCTGTGGCTGTTCGCCAGGCTCTTCCAGGGATATCGCTGGTGTCTGCACATCATCCGCATTCACCCAGAACCAGTGATCCGCTTCCACAAG GCTGCCTTCCTGGGCCAGAGGGCGCTGACAGAAGATGACTTCCTCATGAAGTTGTTAGACGGCATGGCGTTTGCGGGTTTTGTGTCGGAGAGGGGGCAACCGTACAGAGCCACAGACCTATTTGATGAT CTGGTAGCCAATCAGGTGGAGCGGATACGACATGAGGAGGCGTGTCCACACAAAGTCATGAACCACGTCAAGGAGCTGGCTGAGCAGCTCTTCAAAAAC GAGAATCCTTACCCTGCTGTGGCGATGCACAAAGTCCAGCGGCCATCAGAAAACAGGCAGAACACTGCACTGGTTCAGACTCTCTTCCCTGTGCTGGACGAGGTTGCGGTGCAGCTCTTCATCGACCATGCTGCCGCCAAGCTCCAGACCGCACCTCCCGTGGTCAAGGTGGAGCAGAAAGGCATGGTGCCATCTGGGCCTGCACTGG GAGACGTAGTGGACAGAAACAGTAACGTGATGGCTAACAGCGCCCGCAGGCTGGAGGTGGTCAGGAACTGCATCACATACATCTTTGAGAACAAGATGCTGGAGGCAAAGAAG CTCATGCCAGCTGTACTGCGTGCGTTAAAGGGTCGAGCAGCCCGGGTTTGTTTGACCCAGGAGCTCAATCAGCATGTCCTACAGAACCGAGCTGTGCTGGACGACCAGCAGTTTGACTACATCGTCCGCATGATGAACTGCACCTTACAG GACTGTTCACATATGGATGAACACGGCATTGCAGCCGCCCTGCTTCCATTGGTCTCAGCTTTCTGCAGA AAACTAGGCGCAGGCATCACTCAGTTTGCCTACAGCTGTGTACAGGAGCACACGGTATGGACCAACATGCAGTTCTGGGAGGCCATGTTCTACAGTGATGTCCAGAACCACATCAGGGCTCTATACCTGGAGACAGACGATGGAGACGAGCAGAAGAACTCT GAGACGCAGGATGGCTCAGGGAGTGGTAGGAAAATCAGTGCGCTGGAGCTGGCGTCGGAACAGAACAGACTGTGGCCGACGCTTGGCAAGGAAATGCAGACGGAGCGCGTGCAGAAGGAGGAGAGCACGGTGTTTAGCCAGGCCATCCACTATGCCAACAGGATGAGCtacctgctgctgccactggaCACCAGCAAGAACCGCCTGCTGAGGAACACGGGCCTGGGAGATGTGGAAAGTGTGAGCAACAGCTACGTCACAAACAG TATTGCAGGCAGCATGGCGGAGAGCTACGACACAGAGAGCGGCTTTGAAGATGCTGAGAGCTCAGACGTAGCTAACTCTGTGGTGCGCTTCATCAACCGCTTTGTTGACAAAGTTTGTAATGAGAGCGGTGTGACCAATGAGCACCTTAAGGCTCTCCATACCATGATACCAG ATATCGTTCAGATGCACATTGAGACGTTGGACGCAGTCCACAGGGAGAGTAAGAGACTGCCTCCAATCCAAAAG CCAAAGCTCCTGAGGCCGACTCTGTTGCTGGGAGAGGAGCTGGTGATGGATGGCATGCGGGTCCATCTGATTCCAGACGGTCGTGAGGAGGCCACAGGGCTTATGGGAGGTCCGCCACTGCTCCCCGCAGAGGGCGCCATCTTCCTCACTACCTATCGACTCATCTTCAAGGGCACGCCTACAGACCCACTAG TGGGTGAGCAGGTGATCACTCGCTCATTCCCAATAGCCTCTCTGACCAAGGAGAAGAGGATCTCAGTCAATTTATCCATTGACCAGTTTGTCCAGGAGGGGCTGCAGTTACGCTCCTGCACCTTCCAG CTCATGAAGATTGCGTTTGATGAGGAGGTTGCATCAGACCTGGCAGAGGTTTTCAGGAAGCACTTACACAAGCTGCGGTATCCTCAGCACGTCCAGGGCACCTTTGCCTTCACTGTGGGTCAGAGTGGAAAAATGGTGGTGGAGCACAAGACCAAGGACAAGAACCAGTCGCTTAA GACACTTTCCAAGAACCTGGTGAAGACTGCCAAAAGGACCATAGGTCGGCAGTATGTGACCAGGAAGAAGTATTCTCCACCCACATGGGAGAACAGGAGCAGTTTTCAGTCAGAGTTGGATGAGGATGAAATCTCAG TGTCAGAGGAGGTGGACCAGCAGAGCTCCCTCACCCTCTCCTCCACCATCCGCTCATCCGACAGACAAACCATGAGCAACGTGGTGGAGCGCGCATGCTGTCGTGACTACCAGCGCCTGGGTCTGGGCACGCTCAGTAATAGCCTGACGCGTTCCAAGAACGAGCCCTTCAGGATTTCCACCGTCAACCGCATGTACACTGTCTGCAGGAG TTACCCTGGCCTACTGATAGTGCCTCAGAGCATCCCAGACACAACCATCCAGAGAATCAGTCGGTGCTACCGACAGAATCGCTTCCCAGTGGTTTGCTGGAGGAATTCAAGAACCAAGGCCGTCCTCCTGCGCTCCGCAGGCCTCCACGCCAAGGGTGTCGTAGGCTTCTTCAAGTCCCCCAACGCCCCCACTGCAG TGCCCTCACAGGCAGAGTCCACCAGTCTGGAGCAGGAGAAATACATGCAGGCCATCATCAGCTCCATGCCGTCATACAGTGAGAGCAGTGGCAGGAACACACTCAGCGGCTTCACCtccacacacatgaacacttcTG ACTCATCAGATAAGCTGAGGCAGCCAAAGATTGGTGCTCTGATGAAACAGGTGATGGGCACCAAGGAGGATGTTCCTGGAACCTTCAGCAGAGGAG CTCTGGGTCAAAGGGCGAAAgtcatctccctctctcagccCAAAGTGTCTGGCAAGGCCAGGAATCCTCCCAGAG GGAAATGGGGCAGTATCCGAGGCACCGGGCGTCTAAGTGCATACAACCCAGATGTGGGGACGCGTCTGGCTGCAAAAGAGTCTCCTCAGGCTAATGGAGGCCCCAGTGAGGCGTTGTTCCTCCGCCAGCAGAAGGCCTACCTCTACATCATCGGAGACAAGGCCCAGCTCAAG gGAGGGAAACAGGACTCGTTCCAGCAGTGGGAGGTGGTTCCCATCGAGGTGTGTGATGTGCGGCAGGTGAAGAACAGCTTTAAAAAGCTGATGAAGGCCTGCGTGCCAAGCTGCCAACCCACTGACGCCAGCATGACCTACCTACGATTCCTGGAGGACTCCGAGTGGATGTCTCTG ctgcacAGGGTGCTGCAGGTATCAGTCCTGGTGGTGGAGCTCCTGGACACGGGCTCATCAGTCATGGTCAGCCTGGAGGACGGCTGGGACGTCACCACACAG gtggtgtccCTGGTGCAGCTGCTGTCTGATCCCTACTACAGAACCTTCGACGGTTTCCGGCTGCTGGTGGAGAAGGAGTGGCTGTCGTTTGGCCACAGGTTCAGCCACAGAGGAGCTCAGACTCTGGGCAGCCAGAGCAGCGGCTTCACGCCGGTCTTCCTGCAGTTCCTTGACTGTGTGCACCAG ATTCACCTCCAGTTCCCCATGGAGTTTGAGTTCAGTCAGTACTACTTGAAGTTCTTGGCCTACCACTACGTGTCCAACCGCTTCCGCACCTTCCTGCTTGACTCCGACTATGAACGCATCGAGCTGG GAGTCCTTTATGAGGAGAAAGGTGAGAGGAGAAGCCCTCAGGTGTGTAAATCTGTGTGGGATTACATCGACAGACTCAACAAGAAAACACCCATCTTCTACAACTACATGTTCTCTCCtgaggatgaagag GTGCTGCGGCCGTACACCTTCATCTCTAACCTAAAGGTGTGGGACTTCTACGTGGAGGAGAGACTGTCGGAGGGGCCGTCCTACGACTGGGAGGCGAGAGGTCATGAGCGCGTGGCAGAGGATACACCGGATAAACCTGACAGCAGTGGGCCTAAGTCGCAGCGGCGAGTCGTCTGGCCGTGTTACGACAACCTGAGCAAGGTGGTGCCAGACGCCATCACCAAGCTGCTGCAGGATATGCAGagtctggaggcggagcttggTCAGACGCCAGAGAAGTGGAAGGATACATGGGATAAAATGAAAACCACACAGAGAACTGAGACCAAACTGGAGAGCAAG CCGTCGTTCTCCAGCTCCCTGCTGATGTCGTCCAACCTGAGCCACCAGCGGCGTTCTCAGGGCGTCTACCTGCAGGAGAGTGGTGTGGGGTCCTCCATCAACCTGGGTCTGGACTGTGAGGCCAGTGCCACCTCCACACCAGTTCCTGGTCGTCCAAGCACCAGCACCCTCTACAGCCAGTTTCAGAGCACGGAGAGTGAGAACAG GAGTTTCGAAGGCATCCTGTACAAGAAAGGAGCGTTGTTGAAACCATGGAAACCACGGTGGTTTGTCCTGGACAAGACCAAACATCAG CTGAGATACTACGAGAGCAGGCAGGATAAGGAGTGTAAAGGTGTGATCGAGCTGGCCGACGTGGAGTCCGTCACTCCAGGAACACCCACCATGGGAGCGCCGAAAAACATCGAAGAGAAAGCCTTCTTTGAC ctgaagACGACCAAACGAGTGTATAACTTCTGTGCGCAGGACAGTCTGAATGCACAGCTGTGGATGGACAGTGTTCAGAGCTGCTTGTCAGACGCCTAG